The Daucus carota subsp. sativus chromosome 2, DH1 v3.0, whole genome shotgun sequence genome includes a window with the following:
- the LOC108208029 gene encoding uncharacterized protein LOC108208029 produces MGCINVFRLIWTVMVVVSLILLGSWEVKTVSAKKSSASECREELRLAVSACKSAVMDGKKPSAACCKRVKVSHVECICPAITPKVAALIDVNRAIAMVKSCGRKVPRHFKCGSIKSY; encoded by the exons ATGGGGTGTATTAATGTGTTTAGGCTGATCTGGACTGTGATGGTGGTGGTGAGCTTAATCTTGTTGGGAAGCTGGGAAGTGAAAACAGTGAGTGCCAAAAAGAGCAGCGCGAGTGAGTGCAGGGAGGAGTTGAGGCTTGCGGTGAGTGCATGCAAGTCTGCGGTTATGGACGGGAAGAAGCCTTCAGCAGCGTGTTGCAAGCGAGTGAAAGTGAGCCATGTGGAGTGTATTTGCCCTGCGATCACTCCCAAGGTGGCTGCTCTCATTGATGTTAACCGCGCTATCGCTATGGTCAAGTCTTGCGGGAGAAAGGTTCCTCGTCACTTCAAGTGTGGAA GTATCAAGTCCTACTGA
- the LOC108209255 gene encoding uncharacterized protein LOC108209255 isoform X2 yields MGMPQSADLAICTWTVEPVDANEQLADFEIIEDRMPSHRSSFPLPLSCQLLTSILDAALQCKDAQKNTSALILESGRIAEIFALNLLWDLCNLTVTMVLQSQEHRSCAIKYLLPVMFKSFNSRCVSEITVRGQTCLLSRKQFLIKIWNCCKTLFSLGSLERRDGYTILSLYISFFSFIERCDNADTGVSQVFDLRTEMEFWDEIKRGLVDKESLVRKQSLHILKASVLKREKNQHLSGVSENLSSDITSAIQTMTKKGRWADKEAKSLGVGMVCSSADSGSDSQQKWDAFFLLYEMLEEYGTHLVEAAWNHQIALLLCISSSYLSSPNPGTARVLPAKMETLEEVFNWLAVLWDRGFCHDNPQVRCLIMESFLGIEWKNSGNCANLVPEDFVLGPFIQGLNDPVHHKEFGIKGIYSSKTIEGAAQFLSQYTSHLSSRHKIAFLNSLASVAKKYSFGRTGLMSLAECIAYAACGDQTCKSDKFEHSGDDISRSNQTRNALDIKSYNYKEELLDVLRFVMESSRQHFNPNYRLKVCEKVLHAAASVVSVFDVSLEFLLQFISSLPQDSTNYGGPLRVKVQEWLWAYDENQYTSVDQINRQVLKRLDDFPANFIKNHYLEHGCVNYDDEDLEVWEVEAKRWARMLFLVIKEEHHLYPTLMFIQNHGRDLRTQTNHLEWVPVKFHILILALINEFQAMYRITAESGTNRRTDLCLNGNAGDRNSEQAIELIEKLIKSLFGTLENLISFAQSSCSILWSRVAKDDTDMPSSIKGRLGGRTQRRLSVSTTTVILQAIISIKSIASITSFVAKLGSEDTLNSAFMYLWELFWNIIQSPECNSETEAEICIGAFEALCYILKAIVSVSSTLSLELVMESFKISSPKCQDEPILDYLFETFLGSINNIIGYAELVRSRRAVLMNWKWICLESLLQIPNYAVQKGDYSNLSCSLLSDAMTRHIYGDLVESLENAGEGSVLPMLRSVRLLLQLFSIGRMGHVVSSCSGMDAQMMWNLVRSSWILHRSCNKRRVAPIAALLSSVLHHSVFNDKSMHEVDNAAGPLKWLVEKILEEGVRSPRTIRLAALHLTGLWLLYPNTIKYYIKELKLLTLYGSVAFDEDFKGELNENVDARSEISLLAASPDPELTEVFINTELYARVSVAVLFNKLADLAHTSVSNHEYEKGCVALEAGKLFLLELLDSAVNDKDLGKELYKKHSAIHRRKVRVWQMICILSRFVDHDIVHKVTSSLHIALYRNNIPGVRQYMETFAIFIYLKFPLLVGEQLAVLLRDYDMRSQSLSSYVFIAANVILHSSEAVWYNNLNELLPPVIPLLTSHHHTLRGFTQLLVHQVLSKFSSALDSSTETISLEKRCFLDLKSFLEGNSDCTKLRSSMEGYLSDFNPEISASPVGIFSNRVSEVEFECVPKSLMERVIDFLNNVREDLRFSMAKDAAALKNENFQVNGGPDNDGFSVNVNKEDLVTNMRKDMLPDFQKKVTFSKNGWDDTNSNFLGDDGTYESLVDMENEEQLLNQVLQSRSLAADKSKSGRQQIILVASLLDRIPNLAGLMRTCEVFKASALAIGDANVLHDKQFQLISVTAEKWVPTIEVPTSSVKLFLEKKQQEGFSILGLEQTANSIPLDKFVFPKKSVLVLGREKEGIPVELIHILDACIEIPQLGIVRSLNVHVSGAIALWEYTRQQRS; encoded by the exons ATGGGGATGCCTCAGAGTGCTGACTTGGCAATTTGCACATGGACAGTGGAGCCAGTAGACGCTAATGAGCAGCTAGCTGACTTTGAGATAATTGAAGACCGCATGCCTTCTCATCGCAGTTCCTTTCCATTGCCTTTGTCATGCCAACTCTTAACCTCTATACTAGATGCTGCTCTGCAATGTAAAGATGCTCAAAAGAATACCTCTGCGTTAATTTTGGAGAGTGGACGCATTGCAGAAATATTTGCTTTAAATCTGCTTTGGGATCTCTGTAATTTAACTGTTACAATGGTGCTACAGAGTCAGGAGCATCGTTCTTGTGCAATTAAATATCTTCTTCCTGTCATGTTCAAGTCATTTAATTCACGCTGTGTTTCTGAGATCACAGTTCGCGGGCAGACTTGCTTGTTATCCAG GAAGCaatttcttataaaaatatGGAATTGTTGCAAGACTCTATTTTCTTTGGGGTCTTTGGAGAGAAGAGATGGATACACTATTCTCTCCCTGTATAtatcttttttctcttttatagAACGATGTGATAATGCTGACACAGGGGTATCACAAGTATTTGACCTTAGGACAGAGATGGAATTCTGGGATGAAATCAAGAGAGGCTTG gtGGATAAAGAAAGCTTAGTGAGGAAGCAGTCATTGCATATTTTAAAGGCGTCAGTACTGAAAAGGGAGAAAAATCAGCATCTTTCTGGTGTTTCAGAAAATCTGTCGAGTGATATAACTTCAGCTATTCAAACGATGACAAAGAAAGGGCGGTGGGCTGACAAGGAAGCCAAATCATTGGGGGTAGGAATGGTTTGCAGTTCAGCTGATTCTGGTTCAGATAGCCAGCAGAAATGGGATGCATTCTTTCTTCTATATGAAATGCTTGAAGAGTATGGTACCCACTTGGTTGAAGCAGCATGGAATCACCAG ATAGCCTTGTTGCTCTGTATATCTTCATCGTATCTTAGTTCTCCAAATCCTGGTACTGCAAGGGTTTTACCTGCCAAGATGGAGACACTGGAAGAAGTATTTAATTGGTTAGCTGTGTTATGGGATAGAGGCTTCTGTCATGATAATCCTCAAG TACGCTGTCTGATCATGGAGTCATTTTTGGGCATTGAATGGAAGAACTCTGGCAATTGTGCAAATTTAGTACCTGAAGATTTTGTACTTGGTCCATTCATTCAAGGGCTAAATGATCCTGTGCACCATAAAGAGTTTG GTATAAAAGGCATCTATTCTTCAAAGACAATTGAAGGCGCTGCCCAATTTTTAAGTCAATATACCAGTCATCTAAGTTCAAG GCACAAGATAGCATTTTTGAACAGTTTAGCATCTGTTGCAAAGAAATATTCTTTTGGGCGAACCGGATTAATGAGCCTGGCAGAATGCATTGCTTATGCTGCTTGTGGGGATCAGACATGTAAGAGCGACAAATTTGAACACTCTGGTGATGACATCTCTAGGAGCAACCAAACCAGAAATGCACTTGATATTAAATCTTATAATTATAAAGAAGAGTTGCTGGATGTTTTAAGATTTGTTATGGAGAGCAGCAGACAACATTTCAATCCTAATTACCGGCTTAAAG TTTGTGAGAAAGTTTTGCATGCTGCTGCATCCGTGGTTTCTGTGTTTGACGTCTCCCTTGAGTTCCTCCTTCAATTTATTTCAAGTCTGCCACAGGACTCTACTAATTATGGTG GTCCCTTGAGAGTGAAAGTACAAGAATGGCTTTGGGCATATGATGAGAACCAATATACTTCTGTTGACCAGATCAATCGGCAAGTATTGAAGAGGTTGGATGATTTCCCtgcaaattttataaagaacCATTATCTAGAGCATGGCTGTGTAAATTATGATGACGAAGACTTGGAAGTGTGGGAAGTTGAAGCAAAAAGATGGGCAAGAATGCTCTTTCTTGTAATCAAGGAGGAACACCACCTATACCCCACATTAATG TTTATACAAAATCATGGCAGAGACCTTCGCACTCAGACCAATCACTTGGAATGGGTACCTGTGAAATTTCACATCCTCATCTTGGCACTAATAAATGAATTTCAAGCGATGTACAGGATCACAGCTGAAAGTGGTACCAATAGGCGAACAGATCTTTGCTTGAATGGAAATGCGGGTGATCGAAATTCCGAACAAGCGATAGAATTAATTGAGAAGCTCATCAAATCCCTATTTGGTACATTG GAGAACCTGATTTCATTTGCTCAATCTTCTTGTTCTATTCTATGGTCCCGCGTGGCCAAGGATGATACAGACATGCCGTCTTCCATAAAAGGAAGGCTTGGAGGTCGAACTCAACGTCGGTTATCAGTTTCAACCACAACTGTTATTCTGCAAGCT ATAATATCCATAAAGTCTATTGCATCTATCACATCATTTGTTGCCAAGCTTGGAAGTGAAGATACACTCAACTCAGCTTTTATGTATCTCTGGGAACTCTTTTGGAACATTATTCAATCTCCAGAATGTAATTCAGAG ACTGAAGCAGAAATTTGTATAGGAGCATTTGAGGCATTATGTTATATCTTGAAAGCAATTGTATCTGTCTCGTCTACTCTATCTTTGGAGTTAGTTATGGAAAGTTTCAAAATTTCATCGCCAAAGTGTCAAGATGAACCTATTTTGGATTATCTTTTTGAGACTTTTCTTGGAAGCATCAATAATATTATTGGATATGCAGAATTGGTTCGGAGTCGGCGAGCAGTTTTGATGAACTGGAAG TGGATTTGCCTAGAGTCTTTACTTCAAATCCCGAACTATGCTGTTCAAAAAGGAGATTACTCAAACTTATCTTGTTCTCTCCTCTCCGATGCCATGACCAGACATATTTATGGTGATCTTGTTGAGAG CCTAGAGAATGCTGGCGAGGGTTCTGTTCTGCCTATGCTAAGATCAGTCAGATTGCTTTTGCAGCTATTTTCTATAGGACGAATGGGTCATGTTGTATCATCGTGTTCTGGAATGGATGCCCAG ATGATGTGGAACTTGGTTCGTTCTTCTTGGATATTACACAGAAGCTGTAACAAGCGAAGGGTTGCACCCATCGCTGCACTCTTGTCATCTGTTTTGCATCATTCGGTGTTTAATGACAAGTCCATGCATGAAGTTGATAATGCAGCAGGACCATTAAAGTGGCTTGTTGAGAAAATTCTAGAAGAAGGGGTTCGAAGTCCACGAACTATACGTCTTGCAGCATTACATCTGACAGGCCTTTGGCTCTTATATCCCAATACAATAAAGTATTACATAAAAGAGTTGAAGCTATTGACGCTTTATGGATCTGTTGCTTTTGATGAGGATTTTAAAGGCGAGTTGAATGAAAATGTTGATGCTAGAAGTGAAATATCACTGTTGGCTGCTAGTCCAGATCCGGAGCTGACTGAAGTATTTATCAATACGGAGCTTTATGCACGGGTATCTGTTGCTGTATTATTTAATAAGCTAGCAGACTTGGCGCATACATCGGTATCAAACCATGAATATGAAAAGGGTTGTGTTGCTCTCGAAGCTGgcaaattatttttgttagagCTTCTTGATTCTGCGGTAAATGACAAAGATCTCGGGAAGGAGCTGTACAAAAAACATAGTGCAATTCACAGACGCAAAGTCCGTGTGTGGCAGATGATATGCATACTTTCTCGATTTGTTGACCATGATATTGTCCATAAAGTTACAAGTAGTCTGCATATTGCCCTCTATAGAAACAATATACCTGGTGTGCGACAGTACATGGAAACTTTTGCAATCTTTATATATCTAAAGTTTCCTTTGCTGGTTGGGGAGCAACTGGCCGTGTTGCTTCGCGATTATGATATGAGGAGTCAATCACTCTCATCATACGTGTTTATAGCAGCTAATGTTATTCTTCATTCCTCTGAAGCAGTTTGGTATAATAACTTGAATGAATTGCTTCCTCCTGTGATTCCATTGTTAACTTCACATCACCACACGTTACGTGGTTTTACACAGTTATTGGTCCACCAAGTCCTTTCCAAATTTTCATCTGCCTTGGATTCTAGTACTGAGACCATTTCACTTGAGAAAAGGTGCTTTTTGGATTTGAAATCTTTCTTAGAGGGTAACAGTGATTGCACAAAGTTAAGATCATCAATGGAGGGCTATCTAAGTGATTTTAATCCAGAGATATCTGCCAGTCCAGTTGGGATCTTCAGTAATCGAGTGAGTGAGGTGGAGTTTGAATGTGTTCCAAAATCCCTGATGGAACGAGTTATTGACTTCCTAAATAATGTAAGGGAAGATCTTAGATTTTCTATGGCCAAGGATGCGGCAGCTCTAAAGAACGAGAATTTTCAGGTTAATGGAGGTCCCGATAACGATGGATTTTCAGTAAATGTAAACAAAGAAGATTTAGTTACTAATATGCGTAAAGACATGTTGCCTGATTTCCAAAAAAAAGTGACTTTCTCGAAGAATGGATGGGATGACACTAATTCCAATTTTTTGGGTGACGATGGAACTTATGAATCACTTGTCGACATGGAAAATGAAGAACAGCTTCTTAATCAAGTACTGCAATCAAGAAGCCTGGCTGCGGACAAATCAAAGTCAGGTCGACAACAAATTATCCTAGTGGCATCCCTACTTGATCGCATACCTAACCTTGCTGGATTAATGCGGACTTGTGAAGTGTTTAAAGCATCTGCTTTGGCCATTGGTGATGCAAATGTACTACACGACAAGCAGTTTCAGCTCATCAGTGTGACGGCAGAAAAGTGGGTTCCCACTATCGAGGTGCCAACGAGCAGTGTAAAATTATTCTTGGAGAAGAAACAGCAAGAGGGGTTTTCTATACTGGGTCTAGAGCAAACAGCCAACAGCATACCTCTCGACAAGTTTGTATTTCCTAAGAAATCAGTTCTGGTTCTTGGTCGTGAAAAGGAAGGAATACCTGTGGAATTAATTCATATATTGGACGCCTGCATTGAAATCCCACAACTAGGGATTGTCAGATCACTCAATGTCCATGTTAGTGGTGCCATTGCGCTTTGGGAGTATACTCGACAACAAAGATCTTAG
- the LOC108209255 gene encoding uncharacterized protein LOC108209255 isoform X1: METSIDSLLNSFRRVPPAAIPAMFDCILCLTPSSPSTLFFSLLDAFPQSTKEIDWSEKLDPEHRNYVGSYVSALCYLLKKSGDNMAAVQSFIWRILITLMKLAYLNNREAITQALGSFFDLVIETSSWAVVEATIVTYLLRAIGCSMGMPQSADLAICTWTVEPVDANEQLADFEIIEDRMPSHRSSFPLPLSCQLLTSILDAALQCKDAQKNTSALILESGRIAEIFALNLLWDLCNLTVTMVLQSQEHRSCAIKYLLPVMFKSFNSRCVSEITVRGQTCLLSRKQFLIKIWNCCKTLFSLGSLERRDGYTILSLYISFFSFIERCDNADTGVSQVFDLRTEMEFWDEIKRGLVDKESLVRKQSLHILKASVLKREKNQHLSGVSENLSSDITSAIQTMTKKGRWADKEAKSLGVGMVCSSADSGSDSQQKWDAFFLLYEMLEEYGTHLVEAAWNHQIALLLCISSSYLSSPNPGTARVLPAKMETLEEVFNWLAVLWDRGFCHDNPQVRCLIMESFLGIEWKNSGNCANLVPEDFVLGPFIQGLNDPVHHKEFGIKGIYSSKTIEGAAQFLSQYTSHLSSRHKIAFLNSLASVAKKYSFGRTGLMSLAECIAYAACGDQTCKSDKFEHSGDDISRSNQTRNALDIKSYNYKEELLDVLRFVMESSRQHFNPNYRLKVCEKVLHAAASVVSVFDVSLEFLLQFISSLPQDSTNYGGPLRVKVQEWLWAYDENQYTSVDQINRQVLKRLDDFPANFIKNHYLEHGCVNYDDEDLEVWEVEAKRWARMLFLVIKEEHHLYPTLMFIQNHGRDLRTQTNHLEWVPVKFHILILALINEFQAMYRITAESGTNRRTDLCLNGNAGDRNSEQAIELIEKLIKSLFGTLENLISFAQSSCSILWSRVAKDDTDMPSSIKGRLGGRTQRRLSVSTTTVILQAIISIKSIASITSFVAKLGSEDTLNSAFMYLWELFWNIIQSPECNSETEAEICIGAFEALCYILKAIVSVSSTLSLELVMESFKISSPKCQDEPILDYLFETFLGSINNIIGYAELVRSRRAVLMNWKWICLESLLQIPNYAVQKGDYSNLSCSLLSDAMTRHIYGDLVESLENAGEGSVLPMLRSVRLLLQLFSIGRMGHVVSSCSGMDAQMMWNLVRSSWILHRSCNKRRVAPIAALLSSVLHHSVFNDKSMHEVDNAAGPLKWLVEKILEEGVRSPRTIRLAALHLTGLWLLYPNTIKYYIKELKLLTLYGSVAFDEDFKGELNENVDARSEISLLAASPDPELTEVFINTELYARVSVAVLFNKLADLAHTSVSNHEYEKGCVALEAGKLFLLELLDSAVNDKDLGKELYKKHSAIHRRKVRVWQMICILSRFVDHDIVHKVTSSLHIALYRNNIPGVRQYMETFAIFIYLKFPLLVGEQLAVLLRDYDMRSQSLSSYVFIAANVILHSSEAVWYNNLNELLPPVIPLLTSHHHTLRGFTQLLVHQVLSKFSSALDSSTETISLEKRCFLDLKSFLEGNSDCTKLRSSMEGYLSDFNPEISASPVGIFSNRVSEVEFECVPKSLMERVIDFLNNVREDLRFSMAKDAAALKNENFQVNGGPDNDGFSVNVNKEDLVTNMRKDMLPDFQKKVTFSKNGWDDTNSNFLGDDGTYESLVDMENEEQLLNQVLQSRSLAADKSKSGRQQIILVASLLDRIPNLAGLMRTCEVFKASALAIGDANVLHDKQFQLISVTAEKWVPTIEVPTSSVKLFLEKKQQEGFSILGLEQTANSIPLDKFVFPKKSVLVLGREKEGIPVELIHILDACIEIPQLGIVRSLNVHVSGAIALWEYTRQQRS, from the exons ATGGAGACTTCAATTGATTCTCTACTTAATAGTTTCCGGCGAGTTCCTCCGGCTGCCATTCCGGCAATGTTCGACTGCATTCTGTGTTTAACTCCTTCATCTCCGTCCACTCTCTTCTTCTCGCTTCTCGACGCTTTTCCACAGTCCACTAAG GAAATTGACTGGAGCGAGAAATTGGATCCTGAGCACCGCAACTATGTTGGTTCGTACGTGAGTGCGTTGTGTTACCTTTTGAAGAAATCAG GGGACAACATGGCTGCAGTTCAATCCTTTATTTGGAGGATCTTAATTACTTTAATGAAATTGGCATATCTTAATAATCGTGAAGCTATCACCCAG GCCCTAGGTTCATTCTTTGATCTTGTTATTGAAACAAGCAGCTGGGCAGTGGTAGAAGCAACCATAGTAACATATCTTCTACGAGCAATTGGTTGTTCTATGGGGATGCCTCAGAGTGCTGACTTGGCAATTTGCACATGGACAGTGGAGCCAGTAGACGCTAATGAGCAGCTAGCTGACTTTGAGATAATTGAAGACCGCATGCCTTCTCATCGCAGTTCCTTTCCATTGCCTTTGTCATGCCAACTCTTAACCTCTATACTAGATGCTGCTCTGCAATGTAAAGATGCTCAAAAGAATACCTCTGCGTTAATTTTGGAGAGTGGACGCATTGCAGAAATATTTGCTTTAAATCTGCTTTGGGATCTCTGTAATTTAACTGTTACAATGGTGCTACAGAGTCAGGAGCATCGTTCTTGTGCAATTAAATATCTTCTTCCTGTCATGTTCAAGTCATTTAATTCACGCTGTGTTTCTGAGATCACAGTTCGCGGGCAGACTTGCTTGTTATCCAG GAAGCaatttcttataaaaatatGGAATTGTTGCAAGACTCTATTTTCTTTGGGGTCTTTGGAGAGAAGAGATGGATACACTATTCTCTCCCTGTATAtatcttttttctcttttatagAACGATGTGATAATGCTGACACAGGGGTATCACAAGTATTTGACCTTAGGACAGAGATGGAATTCTGGGATGAAATCAAGAGAGGCTTG gtGGATAAAGAAAGCTTAGTGAGGAAGCAGTCATTGCATATTTTAAAGGCGTCAGTACTGAAAAGGGAGAAAAATCAGCATCTTTCTGGTGTTTCAGAAAATCTGTCGAGTGATATAACTTCAGCTATTCAAACGATGACAAAGAAAGGGCGGTGGGCTGACAAGGAAGCCAAATCATTGGGGGTAGGAATGGTTTGCAGTTCAGCTGATTCTGGTTCAGATAGCCAGCAGAAATGGGATGCATTCTTTCTTCTATATGAAATGCTTGAAGAGTATGGTACCCACTTGGTTGAAGCAGCATGGAATCACCAG ATAGCCTTGTTGCTCTGTATATCTTCATCGTATCTTAGTTCTCCAAATCCTGGTACTGCAAGGGTTTTACCTGCCAAGATGGAGACACTGGAAGAAGTATTTAATTGGTTAGCTGTGTTATGGGATAGAGGCTTCTGTCATGATAATCCTCAAG TACGCTGTCTGATCATGGAGTCATTTTTGGGCATTGAATGGAAGAACTCTGGCAATTGTGCAAATTTAGTACCTGAAGATTTTGTACTTGGTCCATTCATTCAAGGGCTAAATGATCCTGTGCACCATAAAGAGTTTG GTATAAAAGGCATCTATTCTTCAAAGACAATTGAAGGCGCTGCCCAATTTTTAAGTCAATATACCAGTCATCTAAGTTCAAG GCACAAGATAGCATTTTTGAACAGTTTAGCATCTGTTGCAAAGAAATATTCTTTTGGGCGAACCGGATTAATGAGCCTGGCAGAATGCATTGCTTATGCTGCTTGTGGGGATCAGACATGTAAGAGCGACAAATTTGAACACTCTGGTGATGACATCTCTAGGAGCAACCAAACCAGAAATGCACTTGATATTAAATCTTATAATTATAAAGAAGAGTTGCTGGATGTTTTAAGATTTGTTATGGAGAGCAGCAGACAACATTTCAATCCTAATTACCGGCTTAAAG TTTGTGAGAAAGTTTTGCATGCTGCTGCATCCGTGGTTTCTGTGTTTGACGTCTCCCTTGAGTTCCTCCTTCAATTTATTTCAAGTCTGCCACAGGACTCTACTAATTATGGTG GTCCCTTGAGAGTGAAAGTACAAGAATGGCTTTGGGCATATGATGAGAACCAATATACTTCTGTTGACCAGATCAATCGGCAAGTATTGAAGAGGTTGGATGATTTCCCtgcaaattttataaagaacCATTATCTAGAGCATGGCTGTGTAAATTATGATGACGAAGACTTGGAAGTGTGGGAAGTTGAAGCAAAAAGATGGGCAAGAATGCTCTTTCTTGTAATCAAGGAGGAACACCACCTATACCCCACATTAATG TTTATACAAAATCATGGCAGAGACCTTCGCACTCAGACCAATCACTTGGAATGGGTACCTGTGAAATTTCACATCCTCATCTTGGCACTAATAAATGAATTTCAAGCGATGTACAGGATCACAGCTGAAAGTGGTACCAATAGGCGAACAGATCTTTGCTTGAATGGAAATGCGGGTGATCGAAATTCCGAACAAGCGATAGAATTAATTGAGAAGCTCATCAAATCCCTATTTGGTACATTG GAGAACCTGATTTCATTTGCTCAATCTTCTTGTTCTATTCTATGGTCCCGCGTGGCCAAGGATGATACAGACATGCCGTCTTCCATAAAAGGAAGGCTTGGAGGTCGAACTCAACGTCGGTTATCAGTTTCAACCACAACTGTTATTCTGCAAGCT ATAATATCCATAAAGTCTATTGCATCTATCACATCATTTGTTGCCAAGCTTGGAAGTGAAGATACACTCAACTCAGCTTTTATGTATCTCTGGGAACTCTTTTGGAACATTATTCAATCTCCAGAATGTAATTCAGAG ACTGAAGCAGAAATTTGTATAGGAGCATTTGAGGCATTATGTTATATCTTGAAAGCAATTGTATCTGTCTCGTCTACTCTATCTTTGGAGTTAGTTATGGAAAGTTTCAAAATTTCATCGCCAAAGTGTCAAGATGAACCTATTTTGGATTATCTTTTTGAGACTTTTCTTGGAAGCATCAATAATATTATTGGATATGCAGAATTGGTTCGGAGTCGGCGAGCAGTTTTGATGAACTGGAAG TGGATTTGCCTAGAGTCTTTACTTCAAATCCCGAACTATGCTGTTCAAAAAGGAGATTACTCAAACTTATCTTGTTCTCTCCTCTCCGATGCCATGACCAGACATATTTATGGTGATCTTGTTGAGAG CCTAGAGAATGCTGGCGAGGGTTCTGTTCTGCCTATGCTAAGATCAGTCAGATTGCTTTTGCAGCTATTTTCTATAGGACGAATGGGTCATGTTGTATCATCGTGTTCTGGAATGGATGCCCAG ATGATGTGGAACTTGGTTCGTTCTTCTTGGATATTACACAGAAGCTGTAACAAGCGAAGGGTTGCACCCATCGCTGCACTCTTGTCATCTGTTTTGCATCATTCGGTGTTTAATGACAAGTCCATGCATGAAGTTGATAATGCAGCAGGACCATTAAAGTGGCTTGTTGAGAAAATTCTAGAAGAAGGGGTTCGAAGTCCACGAACTATACGTCTTGCAGCATTACATCTGACAGGCCTTTGGCTCTTATATCCCAATACAATAAAGTATTACATAAAAGAGTTGAAGCTATTGACGCTTTATGGATCTGTTGCTTTTGATGAGGATTTTAAAGGCGAGTTGAATGAAAATGTTGATGCTAGAAGTGAAATATCACTGTTGGCTGCTAGTCCAGATCCGGAGCTGACTGAAGTATTTATCAATACGGAGCTTTATGCACGGGTATCTGTTGCTGTATTATTTAATAAGCTAGCAGACTTGGCGCATACATCGGTATCAAACCATGAATATGAAAAGGGTTGTGTTGCTCTCGAAGCTGgcaaattatttttgttagagCTTCTTGATTCTGCGGTAAATGACAAAGATCTCGGGAAGGAGCTGTACAAAAAACATAGTGCAATTCACAGACGCAAAGTCCGTGTGTGGCAGATGATATGCATACTTTCTCGATTTGTTGACCATGATATTGTCCATAAAGTTACAAGTAGTCTGCATATTGCCCTCTATAGAAACAATATACCTGGTGTGCGACAGTACATGGAAACTTTTGCAATCTTTATATATCTAAAGTTTCCTTTGCTGGTTGGGGAGCAACTGGCCGTGTTGCTTCGCGATTATGATATGAGGAGTCAATCACTCTCATCATACGTGTTTATAGCAGCTAATGTTATTCTTCATTCCTCTGAAGCAGTTTGGTATAATAACTTGAATGAATTGCTTCCTCCTGTGATTCCATTGTTAACTTCACATCACCACACGTTACGTGGTTTTACACAGTTATTGGTCCACCAAGTCCTTTCCAAATTTTCATCTGCCTTGGATTCTAGTACTGAGACCATTTCACTTGAGAAAAGGTGCTTTTTGGATTTGAAATCTTTCTTAGAGGGTAACAGTGATTGCACAAAGTTAAGATCATCAATGGAGGGCTATCTAAGTGATTTTAATCCAGAGATATCTGCCAGTCCAGTTGGGATCTTCAGTAATCGAGTGAGTGAGGTGGAGTTTGAATGTGTTCCAAAATCCCTGATGGAACGAGTTATTGACTTCCTAAATAATGTAAGGGAAGATCTTAGATTTTCTATGGCCAAGGATGCGGCAGCTCTAAAGAACGAGAATTTTCAGGTTAATGGAGGTCCCGATAACGATGGATTTTCAGTAAATGTAAACAAAGAAGATTTAGTTACTAATATGCGTAAAGACATGTTGCCTGATTTCCAAAAAAAAGTGACTTTCTCGAAGAATGGATGGGATGACACTAATTCCAATTTTTTGGGTGACGATGGAACTTATGAATCACTTGTCGACATGGAAAATGAAGAACAGCTTCTTAATCAAGTACTGCAATCAAGAAGCCTGGCTGCGGACAAATCAAAGTCAGGTCGACAACAAATTATCCTAGTGGCATCCCTACTTGATCGCATACCTAACCTTGCTGGATTAATGCGGACTTGTGAAGTGTTTAAAGCATCTGCTTTGGCCATTGGTGATGCAAATGTACTACACGACAAGCAGTTTCAGCTCATCAGTGTGACGGCAGAAAAGTGGGTTCCCACTATCGAGGTGCCAACGAGCAGTGTAAAATTATTCTTGGAGAAGAAACAGCAAGAGGGGTTTTCTATACTGGGTCTAGAGCAAACAGCCAACAGCATACCTCTCGACAAGTTTGTATTTCCTAAGAAATCAGTTCTGGTTCTTGGTCGTGAAAAGGAAGGAATACCTGTGGAATTAATTCATATATTGGACGCCTGCATTGAAATCCCACAACTAGGGATTGTCAGATCACTCAATGTCCATGTTAGTGGTGCCATTGCGCTTTGGGAGTATACTCGACAACAAAGATCTTAG